A single genomic interval of Chryseobacterium paludis harbors:
- a CDS encoding DNA-3-methyladenine glycosylase I: MSYCSAIEGMQPESRKILHKNYHDNHYGFPIHDDNELFGRLIMEINQAGLSWETILKKEESFRNAYDNFNIQKVSAYTEEDRERLLSDPGIIRNKLKVNAAIENAKTIIQLQEEFGSFEKWLEHNHPKTLEEWMKLFKKTFKFTGGEIVNEFLMSIGYLKGAHTENCSVYSIIIKHKPMWQKG, from the coding sequence ATGAGTTATTGTTCAGCCATAGAAGGAATGCAGCCGGAAAGCAGAAAAATATTGCATAAGAATTATCATGATAATCATTACGGATTTCCTATTCATGATGATAATGAATTGTTTGGAAGATTGATTATGGAAATCAATCAGGCTGGACTGAGCTGGGAAACGATCTTAAAAAAAGAAGAAAGTTTTAGAAATGCATACGATAATTTCAATATTCAAAAAGTATCAGCATACACGGAAGAGGATCGCGAGAGACTATTGAGCGATCCTGGAATTATTAGAAATAAATTAAAAGTAAATGCCGCGATTGAAAATGCAAAGACCATTATTCAGTTACAGGAAGAATTTGGTTCTTTTGAAAAATGGCTGGAACATAACCATCCCAAAACTTTAGAAGAATGGATGAAGCTATTTAAAAAAACATTCAAATTTACTGGCGGTGAAATTGTAAACGAATTTTTAATGAGTATTGGTTACCTGAAAGGAGCTCATACAGAAAATTGTTCTGTTTACAGTATCATAATAAAACATAAGCCCATGTGGCAAAAAGGATAA
- a CDS encoding nucleoside triphosphate pyrophosphohydrolase family protein, with product MDQNNLDEIIKRSLNIREKYHELETKQNGSEWTLEQDTLGYLTDAGLIGRDIMSYEKTWLKKDSASELEHKLGENIWWLIILADRTGIDIKDALEKFLTKTENLFK from the coding sequence ATGGACCAGAATAATTTAGATGAAATCATAAAGCGTTCTTTGAATATCAGAGAAAAGTACCACGAGTTGGAAACTAAGCAAAATGGCAGTGAATGGACGTTGGAGCAAGATACATTAGGCTACCTTACCGATGCTGGACTTATTGGAAGAGATATCATGTCATATGAAAAAACGTGGCTGAAAAAAGATTCAGCGTCAGAATTGGAACATAAATTAGGAGAAAATATCTGGTGGTTGATTATCTTAGCAGATAGAACAGGCATTGATATTAAAGATGCTTTAGAAAAATTTTTAACTAAAACAGAAAATTTATTTAAATGA
- a CDS encoding helix-turn-helix domain-containing protein, whose protein sequence is MKTNHSPVHFRSLSALHEAMGLSAPLHPLITIIDYDKVSFDPKAFQQGTKSDFYKISFKTKFNGKIRYGQGYYDFEEGGMSFVSPGQILIMDQEENSYSGLSLHIHPDFIRPYSLMKKIKNYGFFSYATSEALYLSEKEKKAILDVFENIQNELNERIDQFSQDVIISQIELLLTYSNRFYNRQFITRKATNNDLLSKMENLLDDYFDKEKGIKGLPTVEYIASQLNLTPRYLSDMLRHHTGQNAQQHIHEKLIEKAKEYLSEAQLSVSETAYQLGFEHPQSFSKLFKNKTRQTPNQYRQSLKN, encoded by the coding sequence ATGAAAACGAATCATTCACCTGTTCATTTCCGTTCATTATCAGCTTTGCATGAGGCAATGGGATTATCTGCACCCCTGCATCCTCTCATTACTATTATTGATTATGATAAAGTAAGCTTTGACCCAAAAGCTTTCCAGCAGGGGACAAAATCGGATTTTTATAAAATATCTTTTAAAACAAAGTTTAACGGTAAAATTCGTTATGGACAAGGGTACTATGACTTTGAAGAGGGTGGGATGTCTTTTGTGTCACCAGGTCAGATCCTTATAATGGATCAGGAAGAAAATAGCTACAGTGGCTTGTCATTACATATTCATCCGGATTTTATAAGACCATATTCTTTAATGAAAAAAATTAAAAACTACGGTTTCTTTTCCTATGCCACCTCAGAAGCACTCTACCTTTCCGAGAAAGAGAAGAAAGCTATTCTGGATGTTTTTGAAAATATTCAGAATGAATTAAATGAAAGAATAGACCAGTTCAGTCAGGATGTTATTATTTCACAAATAGAATTGTTACTTACCTATAGCAATCGCTTTTATAACCGCCAGTTTATTACCAGAAAAGCGACGAATAATGATCTTTTATCCAAAATGGAAAATTTACTGGATGATTATTTTGATAAAGAGAAAGGAATTAAAGGTTTACCGACAGTGGAATATATAGCCTCACAACTCAATCTTACACCAAGGTATCTGAGTGATATGCTTCGACATCATACAGGGCAAAATGCACAACAGCATATCCATGAGAAGTTAATTGAAAAAGCGAAAGAGTATTTATCAGAAGCACAACTTTCAGTTTCTGAAACGGCTTATCAGCTTGGATTTGAACATCCCCAATCATTCAGTAAACTCTTTAAAAATAAAACGAGACAGACTCCTAACCAATACAGGCAATCCCTCAAAAATTAA
- a CDS encoding SDR family oxidoreductase, translating into MQKTIFITGASSGLGKATAKLFQSHGWNVIATMRDPESETELTALENVSVIKLDVTNKEELEETIARVLTETQIHVVVNNAGYGLVGPLEAFTDEQIKKQIDTNLMGVIRITKTFTPYFRERKEGVLINITSSFGLMGFPTCSIYSATKFAVDGFSESMGYELAQFGVQVKVVAPGGIQTDFAGRSLDAAQHKAYQQLAEKVQEGYSPEQIANYSKSEDIASVIYEAATDGKDQLRYVAGKDAIALYNDRNTIGVENHVQKIKSGFVFDKLEARN; encoded by the coding sequence ATGCAAAAAACAATTTTTATCACCGGAGCATCGTCAGGTTTGGGAAAAGCTACCGCCAAGCTATTTCAAAGTCACGGATGGAATGTTATTGCCACGATGAGAGATCCTGAAAGCGAGACTGAACTTACAGCTTTGGAAAATGTGTCTGTTATCAAGTTGGATGTTACTAATAAAGAAGAGTTAGAAGAAACTATCGCACGGGTTCTTACCGAAACTCAAATCCATGTCGTTGTTAACAATGCAGGTTATGGATTAGTTGGTCCACTAGAAGCTTTTACAGACGAACAGATCAAAAAACAGATCGACACCAACCTGATGGGGGTGATTCGTATTACGAAAACTTTCACTCCTTATTTCAGAGAAAGAAAAGAGGGTGTGTTGATCAATATTACTTCCAGTTTTGGACTGATGGGATTTCCAACATGTTCTATCTATAGTGCCACCAAATTTGCTGTGGATGGTTTTTCGGAAAGCATGGGCTATGAACTGGCTCAGTTTGGGGTTCAGGTAAAAGTGGTCGCTCCAGGAGGAATTCAGACTGATTTTGCTGGCCGTTCATTAGATGCCGCTCAACATAAAGCATATCAACAATTGGCTGAAAAAGTACAGGAAGGTTACAGCCCGGAACAAATTGCCAATTATTCGAAATCAGAAGATATTGCCAGTGTTATTTATGAGGCCGCTACAGATGGTAAAGATCAGCTGAGATATGTTGCCGGGAAGGATGCTATTGCTTTATATAATGACCGGAATACAATTGGAGTCGAAAATCATGTCCAGAAAATAAAATCCGGTTTTGTATTTGATAAATTAGAGGCTAGAAATTAG
- a CDS encoding alpha/beta hydrolase — protein sequence MKWILLLLFTLPFSSVQAQNIYSKDYGNKDNPPIIFIHGGPSGNATLFEATTAEALANKGFYVIVYDRRGEGRSKDDNATMTFKESFDDLLQIYKTYNLKKANILGHSFGGIIATLFTDQYPQKVSSLTLVGALFSQQETYDHILHQAKEKFKNDPSKLKQINDIDSLNKNSAEYRKSCYDIASELNFFTMPNQTPKSQQLRNDYNASDFYKNNFRNPSSPLKFYKNEAQNNLDNKDMLKNIKKKGVPIFAIYGKDDGIFSEKQINDLIHITGKENFKLVDNCSHYLFVDQQDEFLKFIVHHRH from the coding sequence ATGAAATGGATCTTGCTCCTTCTTTTTACTCTACCTTTTAGCTCTGTTCAAGCTCAAAATATCTATTCTAAAGATTACGGAAACAAAGACAACCCACCTATTATCTTTATCCATGGTGGCCCCAGTGGCAATGCCACATTATTTGAAGCTACTACCGCTGAAGCTTTGGCTAATAAAGGATTTTATGTAATTGTTTATGACAGACGTGGTGAAGGACGTTCTAAAGATGACAATGCAACCATGACTTTTAAAGAAAGTTTCGATGACTTATTGCAGATTTATAAAACCTATAACCTCAAAAAAGCCAACATCCTCGGACATAGTTTCGGGGGGATCATAGCGACTTTATTTACCGATCAATATCCTCAGAAAGTCAGCTCACTGACGCTTGTCGGTGCTTTATTTTCCCAACAGGAAACCTATGATCATATTCTACATCAGGCTAAGGAAAAATTTAAAAACGATCCTTCAAAACTGAAGCAGATTAATGATATTGATAGTTTAAATAAAAACTCTGCCGAATACAGAAAAAGCTGTTATGATATAGCCAGTGAACTTAATTTTTTCACGATGCCCAATCAAACTCCAAAAAGTCAGCAGTTAAGGAATGACTATAACGCCAGCGATTTTTATAAAAATAATTTCCGCAATCCCAGTTCACCACTAAAGTTTTATAAAAATGAAGCTCAAAATAATCTAGACAATAAAGATATGTTGAAAAACATAAAAAAGAAAGGGGTTCCCATTTTTGCAATCTATGGAAAAGATGACGGGATATTCTCCGAGAAACAAATTAACGATCTTATACATATTACAGGAAAAGAAAATTTTAAACTCGTAGATAACTGCTCTCACTACCTGTTTGTTGATCAACAGGATGAATTTTTGAAATTTATTGTTCATCATAGGCATTAA
- a CDS encoding TQO small subunit DoxD → MKNNTNQPADMAGLYTLSIRMVIGWTYFSAFWRRLILENKLDPDEGGYIGEKFNHFLPNALGIKPVIEYLITHPNALHTSMVTFTILEAIVGLFIILGSFTRLMSIGIFGLAFGILLGSGWLGTTCLDEWQIGVLGIAGGFTLFLTGSGLYSLDHYFLKNKVGFTNKKWFRWIGSGNFPIKNPKILVLVISLFIFGMTLYTNQYFHGGVWGSLHNKSVKPEIEISNLNLTHSDINFEIYRTEGADVYGSFLIGIHIMDKNGTVLKALDHHELSKLKSENIKNHYVAKVKPGKHSLIIPLGAKADLRLSIEDILHQKDKIYSIKLIDISGIEWVSKL, encoded by the coding sequence ATGAAAAACAATACCAATCAGCCTGCTGATATGGCTGGTTTATATACATTATCTATCCGTATGGTTATCGGATGGACTTACTTTTCAGCCTTTTGGCGACGTCTGATTCTTGAAAATAAGCTCGATCCTGATGAAGGAGGATATATTGGAGAAAAATTCAATCACTTTCTTCCAAATGCCTTAGGAATCAAACCGGTCATAGAATATCTGATTACTCATCCCAATGCTTTACATACTTCCATGGTAACCTTTACAATCCTTGAAGCTATTGTCGGACTATTTATTATTTTAGGATCATTCACAAGATTAATGAGCATTGGAATCTTCGGTCTGGCTTTTGGAATTTTATTGGGCTCCGGCTGGCTTGGAACTACCTGCCTTGATGAATGGCAGATTGGTGTATTGGGAATTGCCGGTGGATTCACATTGTTTCTTACTGGTAGTGGACTATATTCACTGGATCATTATTTTTTAAAGAACAAGGTTGGCTTTACCAATAAGAAATGGTTCCGATGGATTGGTTCCGGTAATTTTCCTATTAAAAACCCAAAAATCTTAGTATTGGTTATTTCCCTGTTTATTTTTGGAATGACTCTTTATACCAATCAATATTTTCATGGTGGGGTCTGGGGAAGTTTGCACAATAAATCAGTGAAGCCAGAGATTGAAATCTCCAATCTCAATTTAACCCACTCTGATATAAATTTTGAAATTTATCGAACTGAGGGTGCTGATGTTTATGGTTCATTTCTTATCGGAATTCATATTATGGATAAGAACGGAACTGTCTTAAAAGCATTGGATCATCATGAGCTTTCGAAATTGAAATCAGAAAACATCAAAAATCACTATGTTGCCAAAGTAAAACCAGGCAAACACAGTTTGATCATTCCATTGGGAGCCAAAGCTGACTTACGCCTTAGCATTGAAGATATTCTCCATCAAAAAGATAAGATCTACAGTATAAAACTGATTGATATCAGTGGTATCGAATGGGTATCTAAACTTTAA
- a CDS encoding DHA2 family efflux MFS transporter permease subunit — protein MQDSLVEYGARRVIITITAILCALLEIVDSTIVNVALNEMKGNLGSTLSEVGWVITAYAIGNVIIVPMTSWLSQQFGRRNYFAASIVIFTIFSFLCGNADNIWELVFFRLCQGIGGGALLVTSQTIITESYPIEKRSMAQAIYGLGVIIGPTLGPPLGGYIVDNFSWPYIFYINIPIGIAATLMTLQFVKSPKFAEKRKASDVDWLGIALLAVTVGSLQFILERGHEEDWFASGMIVAFTVSAVLGFILFLWRELTCKYPIVELRVLKNSNLRIGTAMSFVLGFGLYGSTFIVPLYTQSILGWTALQSGALMIPAALTTAFMMPIIGKLLSKGAKQQILVSLGLFIFFVYSFWGYKILTPDTSKEAFFWMLIVRGAGLGLLFIPITSLSLSTLKGQEIGQGAAFTGMMRQLGGSFGIAAITTFIANASQKYRVNLITHLDSDSFEVQQRLAALKASFISKGMTPDNALNAAYKMLDLSVTKQATVLSYMDVFLYLGIAFLICIPFILFVKERKSKEKIDLSEAMH, from the coding sequence ATGCAAGATTCATTAGTAGAATATGGAGCCCGGAGAGTAATCATTACGATTACGGCTATTCTTTGTGCTCTGCTTGAAATTGTGGATTCCACGATTGTGAACGTTGCCTTGAATGAAATGAAGGGTAACCTGGGATCGACACTTTCAGAGGTAGGTTGGGTAATTACGGCTTATGCAATAGGTAACGTAATTATCGTACCAATGACCAGCTGGCTTTCACAACAGTTCGGACGTAGAAATTATTTTGCTGCTTCTATTGTTATTTTCACCATATTTTCATTTTTATGTGGAAATGCTGACAATATCTGGGAACTGGTCTTTTTTAGATTATGCCAGGGTATTGGAGGAGGAGCATTATTGGTAACCTCACAAACAATCATTACAGAATCATACCCAATTGAAAAAAGAAGTATGGCTCAGGCGATATATGGATTAGGAGTTATCATTGGTCCGACTTTGGGTCCGCCATTGGGAGGATATATTGTTGATAATTTTAGCTGGCCATATATTTTCTATATCAATATTCCAATTGGTATTGCTGCAACTTTGATGACTTTACAATTTGTAAAAAGTCCCAAATTTGCTGAGAAACGAAAAGCGTCTGATGTCGACTGGCTGGGAATTGCCCTGTTAGCTGTTACGGTAGGATCATTACAGTTTATTTTGGAAAGAGGACACGAAGAAGATTGGTTTGCAAGTGGAATGATCGTAGCCTTTACTGTATCTGCAGTATTAGGATTTATACTATTCCTTTGGCGGGAACTTACCTGTAAATATCCTATTGTAGAATTACGGGTTTTAAAGAACAGTAACCTGAGGATCGGAACCGCTATGTCCTTTGTATTAGGATTTGGTTTATATGGTTCTACGTTTATTGTACCGTTGTATACCCAGAGTATTTTAGGATGGACGGCTTTACAGTCGGGTGCGTTAATGATTCCGGCCGCTTTAACAACTGCTTTTATGATGCCTATTATTGGTAAATTGCTTTCAAAAGGAGCCAAACAGCAGATTCTGGTATCATTGGGACTATTTATATTCTTTGTTTACAGTTTCTGGGGGTATAAGATCCTTACACCGGATACCAGTAAAGAAGCATTCTTCTGGATGTTGATCGTGAGGGGAGCTGGATTAGGACTTTTATTCATACCCATTACGTCCTTGTCCTTAAGTACATTAAAAGGTCAGGAAATTGGACAGGGAGCTGCATTTACAGGGATGATGAGACAGTTAGGAGGATCTTTTGGGATTGCTGCTATTACTACCTTCATCGCTAATGCGAGTCAGAAATACAGGGTAAACCTTATTACCCATCTCGATAGTGACAGTTTTGAGGTACAGCAAAGATTAGCTGCCCTGAAAGCCAGTTTTATATCTAAAGGGATGACTCCTGATAATGCATTAAATGCTGCCTATAAAATGCTTGATCTCTCAGTAACCAAACAGGCAACGGTACTATCTTATATGGATGTTTTCCTTTATTTAGGAATCGCTTTCTTAATTTGTATACCGTTTATCTTATTTGTAAAAGAAAGAAAGAGTAAAGAAAAAATAGATTTGAGTGAAGCCATGCACTAA
- a CDS encoding HlyD family secretion protein, producing MENNKTEQIENLEPKKKKSLVFPIILAVVLIGGGIYGYRTYSYGQIHEETDDAQIASNMSPVISKVSGYVTEVKVKDNQFVKKGDTLVILDSRDQKMALEQAEAALSTAKSNISTAQASTTATSKNIGSSEAAVATANAQIEAAKVNVWKTSLDLKRYANLVKDHSITEQQYEQALAAKQSADKQLQVLVEQRNQIAQQTGIASSQTEASSQQISVAGSVAKQRQVDVENARLNLSYTIILASEDGYVGKVPIQVGQYLQAGAQLFSVVKNDQKWVVANFKETQVDKMVEGQKVKIEIDAFPDQEFEGVVSSFSPATGATFSILPPDNASGNFVKVVQRLPIKIDFVKLDPNIAKKLRTGMNVKAEVSLK from the coding sequence ATGGAAAATAATAAAACAGAACAAATCGAGAACTTAGAACCAAAAAAGAAGAAAAGTTTAGTTTTTCCTATCATTTTAGCGGTTGTATTAATTGGAGGTGGAATTTACGGATACAGAACTTATTCTTACGGGCAGATTCACGAAGAAACGGACGATGCACAAATTGCTTCCAATATGAGTCCTGTTATTTCTAAAGTTTCAGGATATGTAACAGAGGTTAAAGTAAAAGATAACCAGTTTGTAAAGAAAGGAGATACTTTGGTTATTTTAGATAGCAGAGATCAGAAAATGGCATTAGAACAAGCTGAAGCAGCATTATCTACCGCAAAAAGTAATATTTCTACTGCACAGGCTTCAACTACTGCAACTTCTAAAAATATTGGCAGTTCAGAAGCAGCTGTTGCAACAGCGAATGCTCAGATCGAAGCAGCAAAAGTAAATGTGTGGAAAACTTCTTTAGATTTAAAAAGATACGCTAATCTGGTAAAAGACCATTCTATTACGGAACAGCAATACGAGCAGGCTTTGGCTGCAAAACAATCTGCTGACAAGCAATTACAGGTTTTAGTAGAGCAAAGAAATCAGATCGCTCAGCAGACAGGGATTGCTTCTTCTCAAACAGAAGCGAGCTCTCAGCAAATAAGCGTTGCAGGTTCAGTCGCTAAACAAAGACAGGTAGACGTAGAAAATGCAAGATTAAACTTATCATACACTATAATCCTAGCTTCAGAAGATGGATATGTTGGAAAAGTTCCTATTCAGGTTGGACAATATTTACAGGCAGGAGCGCAATTATTCAGTGTCGTGAAAAATGACCAAAAGTGGGTGGTAGCGAACTTTAAAGAAACTCAGGTTGATAAAATGGTGGAAGGACAAAAAGTGAAAATTGAAATTGATGCTTTCCCTGACCAGGAGTTTGAAGGTGTAGTAAGCTCTTTTTCACCAGCAACAGGAGCTACATTCTCTATCCTGCCTCCAGATAATGCAAGTGGTAACTTCGTAAAAGTAGTACAAAGGCTTCCTATAAAAATTGACTTTGTAAAACTAGATCCGAATATCGCTAAAAAACTAAGAACAGGAATGAATGTGAAAGCTGAAGTTTCGTTAAAATAA